In the genome of Nocardioides marmoribigeumensis, one region contains:
- a CDS encoding YifB family Mg chelatase-like AAA ATPase, producing MSGHLIDVQADVTQGVIATTLVGRADASINEARDRCRAAIVNSGLTWPTTRRVTVLLSPADLPKSGPHFDVAIATAILAAAGDVKGLDPEGWLFLGELGLDGSVRAVPGVLPMVLAGRDRGLRRVMVPDVQAEEAALVPGVDVIGVRSLQQVVALLTGTQVPEAPEVAPRVVGQVLRWRGEGRAEELDLVDVHGMREARYALEVAAAGGHHLLLTGPRGSGKTTLAERLPGLLPDLTVEESLELCAVSSLAGELVPSLGRLVRPPFRAPHHSASRTSLLGGGSGRVRPGEISRALHGVLFLDEFPLFSLDIIDALRQPLESGEVTIARGEEVATFPARTLVVLASNPCPCGDYHPDVRLSRCSCTEVRRRQYRSRVSGPVEDRLDIRRHVQPVRPHEIGDPLSRPEPTAVVRARVERARARQQERYAGTPWRLNADVPGPQLAERWPLAAEAAALVERHVCDGSLTRRGAVRVHRLAWTVADLRGLPPGVPPGADETDLALLLRLGRDLPSSALAKAAR from the coding sequence ATGAGCGGCCACCTCATCGACGTCCAGGCCGACGTCACCCAGGGCGTGATCGCGACGACGCTGGTGGGCCGGGCCGACGCCTCGATCAACGAGGCGCGCGACCGCTGCCGCGCGGCGATCGTCAACAGCGGCCTGACCTGGCCGACCACGCGGCGGGTGACGGTCCTGCTCTCCCCGGCGGACCTGCCCAAGAGCGGGCCGCACTTCGACGTGGCGATCGCGACCGCGATCCTCGCCGCCGCGGGCGACGTCAAGGGTCTCGACCCCGAGGGCTGGCTGTTCCTCGGCGAGCTCGGTCTGGACGGCAGCGTCCGCGCGGTGCCCGGGGTCCTGCCCATGGTGCTCGCCGGGCGCGACCGGGGCCTGCGCCGCGTGATGGTGCCCGACGTCCAGGCCGAGGAGGCGGCGCTGGTGCCGGGGGTCGACGTGATCGGGGTGCGCTCGCTCCAGCAGGTCGTGGCGCTGCTGACCGGCACCCAGGTCCCCGAGGCGCCCGAGGTGGCGCCGCGGGTGGTGGGCCAGGTGCTCCGCTGGCGCGGCGAGGGACGTGCCGAGGAGCTCGACCTGGTCGACGTCCACGGGATGCGCGAGGCCCGCTACGCCCTCGAGGTCGCCGCGGCCGGGGGGCACCACCTGCTGCTGACCGGTCCGCGAGGGTCGGGCAAGACCACCCTGGCCGAGCGACTGCCGGGACTGCTGCCCGACCTGACCGTGGAGGAGTCGCTCGAGCTGTGCGCGGTCTCGTCGCTGGCCGGCGAGCTGGTGCCGTCGCTCGGGCGGCTGGTGCGGCCACCGTTCCGGGCACCGCACCACTCCGCGAGCAGGACGAGCCTGCTGGGCGGGGGCTCCGGCCGCGTCCGCCCGGGGGAGATCTCGCGCGCGCTGCACGGCGTGCTCTTCCTGGACGAGTTCCCGCTGTTCAGCCTCGACATCATCGACGCGCTCCGCCAGCCGCTGGAGAGCGGCGAGGTGACGATCGCGCGCGGCGAGGAGGTGGCGACGTTCCCGGCCCGCACCCTGGTCGTGCTCGCGAGCAACCCGTGCCCCTGTGGCGACTACCACCCCGACGTGCGGCTGAGCCGGTGCTCGTGCACCGAGGTGCGCCGCCGGCAGTACCGCTCCCGGGTGAGCGGGCCGGTCGAGGACCGCCTCGACATCCGCCGCCACGTGCAGCCGGTGCGGCCCCACGAGATCGGTGACCCGCTCTCGCGGCCGGAGCCGACCGCGGTCGTGCGGGCGCGGGTCGAGCGAGCCCGGGCCCGCCAGCAGGAGCGCTACGCCGGCACGCCGTGGCGGCTCAACGCCGACGTGCCGGGGCCCCAGCTCGCCGAGCGCTGGCCGCTCGCTGCCGAGGCCGCGGCCCTGGTGGAGCGTCACGTCTGCGACGGGTCGCTCACCCGGCGCGGCGCCGTGCGGGTCCACCGGCTCGCCTGGACCGTGGCCGACCTGCGGGGGCTGCCTCCCGGCGTCCCACCGGGGGCCGACGAGACCGACCTGGCGCTGCTGCTGCGGCTGGGTCGGGACCTGCCGTCCAGCGCGCTGGCGAAGGCGGCCCGGTGA
- a CDS encoding YraN family protein, giving the protein MTTAAQRNAMGVYGEDLAARHLVADGMVVLDRNWRCPEGELDLVLRDGPVVVVCEVKTRRDAAFGSPLEAVTGAKLCRLRRLAARWLREHQVSATEVRIDLVGIDLSLPVAERLDHVRGVG; this is encoded by the coding sequence ATGACGACGGCAGCACAGCGCAACGCGATGGGGGTGTACGGCGAGGACCTCGCCGCCCGCCACCTGGTGGCGGACGGGATGGTGGTCCTCGACCGCAACTGGAGGTGCCCCGAGGGGGAGCTCGACCTGGTGCTCCGCGACGGGCCGGTGGTGGTGGTCTGCGAGGTCAAGACGCGTCGGGACGCCGCGTTCGGCAGCCCGCTGGAGGCGGTGACCGGGGCCAAGCTCTGCCGGCTGCGGCGGCTGGCCGCCCGCTGGCTGCGCGAGCACCAGGTGTCGGCGACCGAGGTGCGCATCGACCTCGTCGGCATCGACCTGAGCCTGCCGGTCGCCGAGCGACTGGACCACGTGCGGGGGGTGGGCTGA
- the dprA gene encoding DNA-processing protein DprA: MTADPRERLARVALSSLFEPASPKVCLMVARLGAVELYDRLLADPSLDDLRATSATRLAALDPAGVLDRARRVGIRYVVPGDDEWPAQLMDLDGTETLNGMAGAPLGLWVRGAGSLVSLCERSVAVVGSRSCTPYGEGVAGDISAHLTRAGRTVVSGAAFGIDTAAHRAALGSAGPTVAVLAGGVDKAYPVRNTELLREICRDGVVVSEALPGWAPARHRFLARNRLIAALTRGTVVVEAAVRSGALNTASWAGLLHRVVMGVPGPVVNASSEGVHELLHAGTASLVSRGEHVEDLVGAVGEVLWTPPRAPETLFDLLRDDDRRVLEAVPVASAAPLASIARTAGVPTTAARESLLRLQEEGWVLGAAGAWRQAQDPAARRSQPSPVTAGASRGPAGHPRGAEGPP; this comes from the coding sequence GTGACCGCCGACCCGCGGGAGCGCCTGGCCCGGGTCGCGCTCAGCTCGCTGTTCGAGCCGGCCTCGCCCAAGGTCTGCCTGATGGTCGCCCGGCTCGGGGCGGTCGAGCTCTACGACCGGCTCCTCGCCGACCCGTCCCTCGACGACCTGCGGGCGACGTCCGCCACCCGTCTCGCCGCCCTCGACCCGGCAGGGGTGCTCGACCGGGCACGTCGCGTGGGCATCCGCTACGTCGTGCCGGGCGACGACGAGTGGCCCGCCCAGCTGATGGACCTCGACGGCACCGAGACCCTCAACGGCATGGCGGGAGCGCCGCTGGGCCTCTGGGTCCGCGGGGCCGGGTCGCTGGTCTCCCTCTGCGAGCGGTCGGTGGCGGTGGTCGGCTCGCGCAGCTGCACGCCGTACGGCGAGGGCGTGGCGGGTGACATCTCGGCGCACCTGACCCGGGCCGGCCGCACGGTCGTCTCGGGCGCCGCCTTCGGGATCGACACCGCGGCCCACCGGGCGGCGCTGGGGTCGGCGGGCCCCACCGTCGCCGTCCTGGCCGGCGGCGTCGACAAGGCCTACCCCGTCCGCAACACCGAGCTGCTCCGCGAGATCTGCCGCGACGGGGTGGTGGTCTCCGAGGCACTGCCCGGCTGGGCCCCGGCCAGGCACCGGTTCCTCGCGCGCAACCGGCTCATCGCCGCCCTGACCCGCGGCACCGTGGTCGTCGAGGCCGCGGTGCGCAGCGGAGCCCTCAACACCGCCAGCTGGGCCGGGCTGCTGCATCGGGTGGTGATGGGAGTGCCCGGGCCCGTGGTCAACGCCTCCTCCGAGGGCGTCCACGAGCTGCTGCACGCCGGGACGGCCAGCCTGGTCTCCCGCGGTGAGCACGTCGAGGACCTGGTCGGCGCGGTCGGCGAGGTCCTGTGGACCCCGCCGCGTGCCCCCGAGACCCTCTTCGACCTGCTGCGCGACGACGACCGCCGCGTGCTCGAGGCCGTCCCGGTCGCCTCCGCGGCGCCGCTGGCCTCGATCGCCCGCACCGCCGGGGTCCCGACCACGGCCGCGCGCGAGTCGCTTCTCCGGCTGCAGGAGGAGGGCTGGGTCCTCGGGGCGGCCGGCGCGTGGCGACAGGCCCAGGACCCGGCGGCGAGGCGCTCGCAGCCGAGCCCCGTCACCGCCGGTGCCTCGCGCGGTCCGGCGGGGCACCCGCGAGGTGCCGAGGGGCCACCGTGA